A genome region from Mycobacterium sp. 3519A includes the following:
- a CDS encoding MarR family winged helix-turn-helix transcriptional regulator yields the protein MPASSPGGDTVAFLLSQLGHRSASVFAELIASIELTPPHAGILRAIASEPGRSQQALSAQLGLLPSRVVAYVDELEDRGYLERRRNPDDRRLHALYLTAAGKKVLTKIAELGRQHERMMTAGLDGAQRDTLRELLSIVAEAQGLTPHVHPGYRTLGR from the coding sequence GTGCCAGCATCTTCCCCCGGCGGTGACACGGTGGCGTTCCTCTTGTCGCAGCTGGGCCACCGGTCGGCGTCGGTGTTCGCCGAGTTGATCGCGTCGATCGAGCTGACGCCGCCGCATGCGGGCATCCTGCGGGCGATCGCATCCGAGCCCGGCCGCAGTCAGCAGGCGCTCAGCGCGCAGCTGGGCCTGTTACCGAGCCGCGTTGTCGCCTATGTCGACGAGTTGGAGGACCGCGGTTACCTCGAGCGGCGACGCAACCCCGACGACCGTCGCCTGCACGCGCTGTATCTGACCGCGGCGGGCAAGAAGGTGTTGACGAAGATCGCTGAGTTGGGCCGTCAGCACGAGCGGATGATGACCGCCGGGCTCGACGGCGCCCAGCGCGACACGTTGCGGGAGCTGTTGTCGATCGTCGCCGAAGCGCAGGGCCTGACGCCGCATGTCCACCCGGGCTACCGCACGTTGGGCCGCTAG
- the glnT gene encoding type III glutamate--ammonia ligase, whose amino-acid sequence MTTTLNGHSATTASDVAQELAAKGVKYAAISFVDMHGKPKCKMVPLGHLTQAALGSEMFTGAALDGVPQDVNDDEVAPHPDLAQPIIMPFNREVAWFPGDLWIGDHPFEACSRQILKRVTADAATLGYTFNLGIETEFFLLTDIEKPGPASPDDNLDKPCYDLRTMLHNYPVVDEIVSAMNELGWDVYSFDHEDGNGQFETDFTYTNVVSMADRLVFFRMMVGEIARKHGLFASWMPKPFADRTGSGAHYNMSLADAEGTNLFAANDDPRGCGLSALGYQFIAGVLRHADAICAVIAPTVNSYKRLVKQGSMSGLTWAPVFACYGDNNRTNMLRIPRGGGRVECRAADSANNPYLGGALMLAAGLEGIREVLDPGEPNRDNLYRLTEPDLAARGIGWLPRSLGEAIDALEADPLVRRVFGDAMFDSFVAEKRAEWDGYTAHVSWWETDRYLRFW is encoded by the coding sequence ATGACCACCACACTGAACGGCCACAGCGCCACCACCGCCTCCGACGTCGCGCAGGAACTCGCCGCCAAGGGCGTCAAGTACGCGGCGATCAGCTTCGTCGACATGCACGGCAAACCGAAGTGCAAAATGGTGCCTCTCGGCCACCTCACCCAGGCGGCACTGGGTTCCGAGATGTTCACCGGCGCCGCGCTCGACGGCGTGCCGCAAGACGTCAACGACGACGAGGTCGCCCCGCACCCCGACCTCGCACAGCCGATCATCATGCCGTTCAACCGCGAGGTCGCCTGGTTCCCAGGCGATCTGTGGATCGGCGACCACCCGTTCGAAGCGTGCAGCAGACAGATCCTCAAACGCGTCACCGCCGATGCGGCGACGCTGGGATACACCTTCAACCTCGGCATCGAGACCGAGTTCTTCCTGCTCACCGACATCGAGAAACCCGGGCCCGCCAGCCCCGACGACAACCTCGACAAGCCGTGCTACGACCTGCGCACCATGCTGCACAACTATCCGGTGGTCGACGAGATTGTCTCCGCGATGAACGAATTGGGCTGGGACGTCTACTCATTCGACCATGAGGACGGCAACGGCCAGTTCGAGACCGACTTCACGTACACCAACGTGGTGTCCATGGCCGACCGGTTGGTGTTCTTCCGGATGATGGTCGGCGAGATCGCCCGCAAGCACGGCCTGTTCGCGTCGTGGATGCCCAAACCGTTCGCCGACCGCACCGGAAGCGGCGCGCACTACAACATGTCGCTCGCCGACGCTGAAGGCACCAATCTGTTTGCCGCCAACGATGATCCGCGTGGTTGCGGACTGTCCGCACTCGGCTACCAGTTCATTGCCGGTGTGTTGCGGCACGCCGACGCCATCTGTGCGGTCATCGCGCCGACCGTCAACAGCTACAAGCGACTGGTCAAGCAGGGCAGCATGTCGGGTCTGACCTGGGCGCCGGTGTTCGCCTGCTACGGCGACAACAACCGGACGAACATGCTGCGCATCCCGAGGGGCGGCGGCCGCGTCGAATGCCGCGCTGCCGACAGCGCCAACAATCCCTACCTGGGCGGTGCGTTGATGCTGGCGGCCGGGCTCGAAGGAATCAGGGAGGTGCTCGATCCCGGTGAGCCGAACCGGGACAACCTCTACCGGCTCACCGAACCCGACCTGGCGGCGCGTGGTATCGGCTGGCTGCCACGCTCGCTCGGCGAGGCGATCGACGCGCTCGAGGCCGATCCGCTGGTGCGCAGGGTGTTCGGTGACGCGATGTTCGACTCGTTCGTCGCAGAGAAGCGCGCCGAGTGGGACGGCTACACCGCGCACGTATCGTGGTGGGAGACGGATCGCTATCTGAGGTTCTGGTGA
- a CDS encoding TIGR03560 family F420-dependent LLM class oxidoreductase codes for MKLSVSVTNYSWSDRIDARLRALANALDDTAVDTLWVPDHLLQADPASRIDEPMLEAYTTLGYLAAVTSRIRLGTMVTAATFRAPALLIKAVTTLDVLSAGRAWLGLGAGYNADEARAMGLFLPDTAERFDRMAELLRLARQMWDGDESAFRGRYSVLEHPVGSPRPATRPPVLIGGTGRRRTLRLGAEYADACNLFDVPDGGAAIRNQLDVLDRHCADVGRRPEQIERTVTTALNDDLTERCHALGHLGIQHVVVIARGRPLTETDIDTVAGAADQLADLVHTPG; via the coding sequence ATGAAACTCAGTGTGAGCGTGACGAATTACTCGTGGTCCGACCGGATCGACGCCCGCCTGCGAGCGCTCGCCAACGCCCTTGACGACACCGCTGTCGACACCCTCTGGGTGCCGGACCACCTACTGCAGGCCGACCCGGCCAGCCGAATCGACGAACCGATGCTGGAGGCATACACCACGCTCGGTTACCTCGCCGCGGTCACATCGCGGATCCGCCTCGGCACCATGGTCACCGCCGCGACGTTCCGCGCGCCCGCATTGCTGATCAAGGCCGTCACCACACTCGACGTACTGTCGGCGGGTCGGGCGTGGCTGGGCCTCGGTGCGGGCTACAACGCCGACGAGGCCCGCGCGATGGGACTGTTCCTGCCCGACACCGCCGAGCGGTTCGACCGCATGGCCGAACTTCTGCGGCTGGCACGGCAGATGTGGGACGGCGACGAATCCGCTTTCCGCGGCCGGTATTCGGTGCTCGAGCATCCCGTCGGCAGCCCGCGGCCGGCGACGCGGCCGCCGGTGCTGATCGGCGGCACCGGCAGGCGCCGCACGTTGCGGTTGGGCGCCGAATACGCCGACGCGTGCAATCTGTTCGACGTGCCCGACGGTGGCGCCGCGATCCGCAACCAGCTAGACGTGCTCGACCGGCACTGCGCCGACGTCGGCAGGCGCCCTGAGCAGATCGAGCGCACGGTGACCACGGCGCTCAACGACGACCTGACCGAAAGATGCCATGCCCTCGGACACCTCGGGATACAACACGTCGTGGTGATCGCCCGCGGCCGGCCACTGACCGAAACCGACATCGACACCGTCGCGGGCGCCGCCGATCAACTGGCCGACTTGGTGCACACCCCAGGGTGA
- a CDS encoding transglutaminase family protein: MWRLRVVHSTGYAYKSPVTASFNEARLTPRSDTRQNVILNRVETVPATRSYRYVDYWGTAVTAFDLHAPHTELEVTSSSVVETDRGDMPADKVNWDDLHTEAVIDRFDEVLSPTHYTPDSKRIRRVGERIAKYHDPQEAVIAAANWVHSELRYVKGTTGVHSSGLDALREGKGVCQDFAHLTLILLRGMGIPARYVSGYLHPKRKAVIGDTIDGQSHAWVQAWTGGWWNYDPTNDSEINEQYVSVGVGRDYSDVTPLKGIYSGEGSTDLDVVVEITRLA; the protein is encoded by the coding sequence ATGTGGCGGCTGCGGGTGGTGCATTCGACGGGATATGCCTACAAGTCGCCGGTGACCGCGTCGTTCAACGAGGCGCGGCTGACACCGCGGTCTGACACCAGGCAGAACGTCATCCTCAACCGCGTCGAAACCGTCCCTGCCACAAGGTCATACCGGTATGTCGACTACTGGGGCACCGCGGTCACCGCGTTCGACCTGCACGCCCCGCACACCGAATTGGAGGTGACGTCGAGTTCGGTGGTCGAGACCGATCGCGGCGACATGCCCGCCGACAAGGTGAATTGGGACGACCTGCACACCGAAGCGGTGATCGACCGGTTCGACGAGGTGCTCAGCCCCACGCACTACACGCCCGACAGCAAGCGGATCAGGCGGGTGGGGGAGCGCATCGCCAAGTACCACGATCCGCAGGAGGCTGTCATCGCCGCAGCCAACTGGGTCCACAGCGAACTGCGGTACGTCAAGGGCACCACCGGGGTGCACTCGTCGGGACTGGACGCGCTGCGCGAAGGCAAGGGCGTGTGTCAGGACTTCGCGCATCTGACGCTGATTCTGTTGCGCGGCATGGGAATTCCGGCCCGCTATGTGTCGGGCTATCTCCATCCCAAGCGCAAGGCGGTGATCGGCGACACCATCGACGGGCAGAGCCACGCCTGGGTGCAGGCGTGGACCGGCGGCTGGTGGAACTACGACCCCACCAACGACAGCGAGATCAACGAGCAGTACGTCAGCGTTGGCGTGGGTCGCGACTATTCCGACGTCACCCCGCTGAAAGGTATCTACTCGGGCGAGGGTTCGACCGACCTCGACGTGGTTGTGGAGATCACGCGCCTGGCCTAA
- a CDS encoding creatininase family protein, which yields MTHMWEELTSAQLAARLAADPECVALIPVGATEQHGPHLPVGTDTIVAAALADAAAGEVAVVLPPLAFGASFFHGTRMPGTVGFSGEETAATAFLVAEACVDSGFRRVLFVNGHVGNAAPLWIACDRFRREFPDLRVGVMQWWDLTADIARRATQDAVDWHANAAETSLMLVLRPELVDTDGMRDADDPDRTEGTVFRYGVQHVSTNGVTGHPSRASKSMGLELWRDVVDAARDVVERAHSEQAPLG from the coding sequence ATGACGCACATGTGGGAAGAGTTGACATCGGCGCAACTGGCCGCCCGTCTGGCTGCCGATCCCGAGTGTGTCGCACTGATTCCCGTCGGCGCGACCGAGCAACACGGCCCGCACCTGCCGGTCGGCACCGACACGATCGTCGCGGCCGCGCTCGCCGATGCCGCAGCGGGAGAGGTGGCGGTGGTCCTGCCGCCGCTTGCGTTCGGCGCCAGCTTCTTTCACGGCACCCGGATGCCGGGCACGGTCGGGTTCTCGGGCGAGGAGACCGCCGCGACGGCCTTCCTGGTGGCGGAGGCGTGTGTGGACTCCGGTTTCCGGCGCGTGTTGTTCGTCAACGGCCACGTCGGCAACGCGGCCCCGCTGTGGATCGCCTGCGACCGCTTCCGGCGCGAATTTCCCGACCTGCGCGTCGGCGTCATGCAGTGGTGGGATCTGACCGCCGACATCGCGCGACGGGCGACCCAGGACGCGGTGGACTGGCACGCCAACGCCGCCGAGACCTCACTGATGTTGGTGCTGCGCCCGGAACTCGTCGACACCGACGGGATGCGCGACGCCGACGATCCCGACCGCACCGAGGGCACGGTGTTCCGCTACGGCGTGCAGCATGTCTCGACCAATGGGGTGACCGGGCATCCGTCGCGGGCATCCAAGTCGATGGGCCTGGAACTGTGGCGCGACGTGGTCGACGCGGCGCGCGACGTCGTCGAGCGTGCGCACAGCGAACAGGCCCCGCTTGGCTAA
- a CDS encoding alpha-E domain-containing protein, translating to MLARNAESLYWIGRYVERADDTARILDVTVHQLLEDSSVDPDQASRTLLRVLGIEAPQQQLDVWSLTDLVAFSRDTAGGCSIVESISAARENARGAREVTSTEIWECLNTTYNALAERERAAKRLGPHEFLSYVEGRAAMFAGLADSTLSRDDGYRFMVLGRAIERVDMMVRLLLSRVGDSAASPAWVTLLRSAGAHDTYLRTYRGVMDAGRVVEFVLLDRLFPRSIFYSLRLAEHSLDELLNRPHSRLGATAEAQRLLGRARSELEFLQPGALLDSLEKRLAGLQKTCRDVGEALAVQYFHSAPWVAWHDAGHNGTLVIEEGEV from the coding sequence ATGTTGGCGCGCAACGCTGAATCGCTGTACTGGATCGGCCGCTACGTCGAGCGGGCCGACGACACCGCCCGCATTCTCGACGTCACGGTGCACCAGTTGCTCGAGGATTCCAGCGTCGACCCGGACCAGGCGTCGCGCACACTGCTGCGGGTGCTCGGCATCGAGGCGCCCCAGCAGCAGTTGGACGTCTGGTCGTTGACCGACCTGGTGGCGTTCAGCCGCGACACCGCGGGCGGCTGCTCGATCGTCGAGTCGATCTCCGCAGCGCGGGAAAACGCCCGCGGCGCACGCGAAGTCACGTCCACCGAGATCTGGGAGTGCCTGAACACCACCTACAACGCGCTGGCCGAACGTGAGCGCGCGGCCAAACGTCTTGGCCCGCACGAGTTCCTGTCCTACGTCGAGGGTCGCGCCGCCATGTTCGCCGGCCTCGCGGACTCGACGTTGAGCCGCGACGACGGCTATCGGTTCATGGTGCTTGGCCGCGCCATCGAACGAGTGGACATGATGGTGCGGCTGCTGTTGTCGCGTGTCGGTGACAGCGCAGCATCGCCCGCCTGGGTCACGCTGCTGCGGTCGGCGGGCGCGCACGACACCTACCTGCGCACCTACCGCGGCGTGATGGACGCGGGTCGCGTCGTCGAATTCGTGCTTCTGGACCGGCTTTTCCCGCGCTCGATCTTCTACTCGCTGCGACTGGCCGAACACAGCCTCGACGAACTGCTCAACCGCCCGCACAGCCGGCTGGGCGCCACCGCAGAGGCGCAACGATTGCTCGGCCGCGCGCGCAGTGAACTGGAGTTCCTGCAGCCGGGTGCGCTGCTCGACTCGCTGGAGAAGCGGCTGGCCGGTCTGCAGAAGACCTGCCGCGACGTCGGAGAGGCGTTGGCGGTGCAGTACTTCCACTCGGCGCCCTGGGTGGCGTGGCATGACGCGGGGCACAACGGCACGCTGGTCATCGAGGAAGGTGAAGTCTGA
- a CDS encoding aromatic ring-hydroxylating dioxygenase subunit alpha produces MTFDYSRLTATCAVESPDKAVTLPPEAYVSDELYAAEVDRIFKRGWIPLCRVEQVATPGSYYSIDVLGVPLVVTRDRHSEIRVLSRNCTHRWMEVCSGAGEANVLQCPYHLWSFGLDGHLAGAPEMKKSPGFDRNDYPLRKFRHEVWKGFVMVNFDGKAESLASQYAALDPIVDPYDLENYQTVEQTDWGVCDWDWKIMVDNFMECYHHMGPHRGSLEERFPASLSFTGEVGDYFTTMWSQQKPEYPADPPFLSPGADTLTAQHKDRSLIFIAYPLLQIAMGPAYMYWLKVLPLGAGKIELQLDICMSPASLAAPDVEARRSELVKLICDIHREDLDVCAAVQRAVRAGVTSTGRLSHLERPLWEFYRYLGRELGLLNPTTTLATAG; encoded by the coding sequence ATGACATTCGACTACTCCCGCCTGACGGCCACCTGCGCCGTGGAGTCACCCGATAAGGCGGTCACCCTGCCGCCCGAGGCCTACGTCAGCGACGAGTTGTACGCGGCCGAAGTGGACCGCATCTTCAAGCGCGGGTGGATCCCCTTGTGTCGTGTCGAGCAGGTGGCCACACCGGGCAGCTACTACAGCATCGACGTCCTTGGCGTCCCGCTGGTCGTCACCCGCGACCGGCACTCCGAGATCCGGGTCCTGTCGCGCAACTGCACGCACCGCTGGATGGAGGTGTGCAGCGGCGCCGGGGAAGCCAACGTGCTGCAGTGCCCGTACCACCTGTGGTCGTTCGGGCTGGACGGTCACCTCGCAGGTGCACCCGAGATGAAAAAGTCACCCGGTTTCGACCGAAATGACTATCCGCTCAGGAAGTTCCGCCACGAAGTGTGGAAGGGCTTCGTGATGGTGAACTTCGACGGCAAGGCGGAATCACTGGCCAGCCAGTACGCCGCGCTCGATCCGATCGTCGACCCGTACGACCTGGAGAACTACCAGACCGTCGAGCAGACCGACTGGGGAGTCTGCGACTGGGACTGGAAGATCATGGTGGACAACTTCATGGAGTGCTACCACCACATGGGCCCACACCGCGGATCTCTCGAGGAGCGGTTTCCGGCGTCGCTGAGCTTCACCGGCGAAGTCGGGGACTACTTCACCACGATGTGGTCTCAGCAGAAGCCCGAGTATCCCGCGGATCCGCCGTTCCTGTCGCCGGGCGCGGACACGTTGACCGCGCAGCACAAGGACCGGTCGCTGATCTTCATCGCCTACCCGCTGCTGCAAATCGCGATGGGCCCGGCATACATGTACTGGCTCAAGGTACTTCCGCTCGGCGCGGGCAAGATCGAACTGCAACTCGACATCTGCATGTCACCGGCCTCGCTGGCCGCCCCCGATGTAGAGGCGCGCCGCAGCGAGCTGGTCAAGTTGATCTGCGACATCCACCGTGAAGACCTCGACGTCTGCGCTGCGGTACAGCGTGCCGTGCGGGCAGGCGTCACCAGCACCGGCCGCCTCTCCCATCTCGAGCGGCCGCTGTGGGAGTTCTACCGCTACCTCGGCCGTGAACTCGGACTGCTCAATCCCACAACGACTCTCGCTACGGCAGGATGA
- a CDS encoding ribonuclease Z produces the protein MIEVTLLGTGSPIPDARRAGPSTLVRAGGQTFLVDCGRGVQQRMTAAGVGANGLTALLLTHLHSDHIADLGDLLITRWISTFDPNPVPLPIIGPPGTAEVVDATLKAFGFDIGYRIAHHADLTAPPAVEVHEHTDGMVWDRDDVTIRVAPTDHRPVAPTIGFRVEHGGASVVLAGDTVPCESLDALASGAGGLVHTVIRHDLIEKLPMQRIRDICDYHSSVEQAAATAARAGVGILILTHYVPAIEPGQEDDWRALAASEFDRQIELGDDLHRVEIHPGVCTKSAS, from the coding sequence ATGATCGAGGTCACGCTGCTCGGCACCGGAAGTCCGATTCCCGACGCCAGGCGCGCCGGGCCGTCCACGCTGGTGAGGGCGGGCGGGCAAACGTTTCTGGTCGACTGCGGACGTGGTGTGCAGCAACGGATGACTGCCGCCGGCGTGGGGGCGAACGGGTTGACAGCGCTGCTATTGACGCATCTGCACAGCGATCACATCGCCGACCTCGGCGACCTGCTGATCACCCGCTGGATCTCGACCTTCGATCCAAATCCGGTGCCGTTGCCCATCATCGGGCCGCCCGGCACGGCCGAGGTGGTCGACGCGACGTTGAAGGCATTCGGCTTCGACATCGGCTACCGGATCGCCCACCACGCGGATCTGACGGCACCGCCCGCCGTCGAGGTGCACGAGCACACCGACGGCATGGTGTGGGATCGCGACGACGTGACGATCCGGGTTGCGCCCACCGATCACCGGCCCGTCGCGCCGACCATCGGGTTCCGCGTCGAACACGGCGGCGCGTCGGTGGTGCTGGCCGGTGACACCGTCCCGTGCGAGAGTCTCGATGCGCTCGCCTCAGGCGCTGGTGGCTTGGTGCACACCGTGATTCGGCACGACCTGATCGAGAAGCTGCCGATGCAACGCATCCGCGACATCTGCGATTACCACTCGTCGGTCGAACAGGCCGCGGCCACCGCGGCACGCGCCGGCGTTGGCATCCTGATCCTCACCCACTACGTGCCCGCCATCGAACCCGGCCAGGAGGACGACTGGCGCGCGCTGGCGGCCAGCGAGTTCGACCGGCAGATTGAATTGGGCGACGACCTGCACCGGGTCGAGATTCACCCTGGGGTGTGCACCAAGTCGGCCAGTTGA